A genomic region of Elusimicrobiota bacterium contains the following coding sequences:
- a CDS encoding DUF882 domain-containing protein, whose product MKTIELRQKTLSALIVLICTPAIMFGRTLPALPEELAINSPDAIGFMNKSGFLTPIPDPKPVPAAAGEQPTDYDFDENVDDQDDPANKPPVRLDGDGHLTLLNNKTSETLSIQYRDSAGNYIPEAAERVRHFFRCRLTGDEHDIAPGLLEILDSLQHKFGNRTITLLSGYRSPELNAALSRKNPGVSKHSLHMSGMAADINIPGVRLTDLRDAARALQARNTGGVGYYPGNGFVHVDTGRVRSWTGKARVVSHKRTKHSHGHSTSGRRTRRAK is encoded by the coding sequence ATGAAAACCATCGAACTGCGGCAAAAAACTTTGTCCGCGCTCATCGTCCTGATTTGCACGCCGGCTATCATGTTCGGCCGGACTTTGCCGGCGCTGCCGGAGGAATTGGCTATAAACAGTCCCGACGCTATAGGGTTTATGAATAAGTCCGGTTTCCTGACGCCTATTCCTGATCCAAAACCGGTGCCTGCCGCCGCCGGGGAACAACCGACTGATTATGATTTCGACGAAAACGTAGACGATCAGGATGATCCCGCAAACAAACCTCCTGTCAGGCTTGACGGCGACGGTCACTTAACCCTTTTGAACAACAAAACTTCCGAAACTCTTTCTATCCAATACCGGGATAGCGCCGGAAACTACATTCCGGAAGCGGCGGAACGCGTCAGGCATTTCTTCCGCTGCCGCCTTACGGGAGACGAACACGACATCGCTCCGGGCCTGCTGGAAATTCTGGATTCCTTGCAGCACAAGTTCGGCAACAGAACTATCACGCTTCTTTCAGGCTACCGCAGCCCGGAACTGAACGCCGCGCTGAGCCGCAAAAATCCGGGCGTTTCAAAACACAGCTTGCATATGTCAGGCATGGCCGCCGACATTAATATTCCGGGGGTACGGCTGACGGATTTAAGAGACGCCGCGCGCGCGCTTCAGGCCCGCAATACCGGCGGAGTCGGTTACTACCCCGGCAATGGGTTTGTGCATGTCGACACCGGAAGAGTGCGGAGCTGGACCGGCAAAGCCCGAGTCGTAAGTCATAAAAGAACAAAACACTCGCACGGTCATTCAACCTCCGGCAGACGGACCCGCCGCGCAAAATGA
- a CDS encoding DUF1311 domain-containing protein, whose product MSCPPKAKVALKTAQRAWLDFRDAEIKADDVKLESLAEAYGGMHKISMAYSKMNIVRQRTLIPVNPEE is encoded by the coding sequence CTGTCTTGTCCTCCGAAAGCGAAAGTCGCGCTGAAAACCGCGCAGAGGGCCTGGCTTGATTTCCGTGACGCGGAAATAAAGGCGGACGATGTGAAATTAGAGTCGCTGGCTGAAGCTTATGGCGGGATGCACAAAATCAGCATGGCATATTCAAAGATGAATATTGTGCGCCAGCGGACGCTGATTCCGGTGAACCCGGAAGAATAA